A genome region from Arachis duranensis cultivar V14167 chromosome 6, aradu.V14167.gnm2.J7QH, whole genome shotgun sequence includes the following:
- the LOC107492739 gene encoding mediator of RNA polymerase II transcription subunit 33A-like isoform X2 translates to MTSIDEVLLLSQVYNRKDCEPGVVLVEFVFSIVWQLLEALLDDEGLLDHASEDNPRWLRRSDDMNIGSPDCFAGKKTEQRGELQRENTAMAIEIVAEFLQNKITSRILSLVHQNMPSHWGFFIRQMHLLVSNSSVLRSSKHITPEALLLLMENIYKGISHQSKTTSKANVFMVAGSQICFAGQSFGDSCSLQWLPIDLILEDALGGANVSALSAIKIVTGLVKVLHAVNGSTWHSAFLGLWIAALRLVQRERDSTEGPVPHLHTCMCMLLSIITLVVAHIIDEEESLIEEAECSPANQRKDKPTLGKCRGELIASLQLLGDYEFLLTPPQSFLSEANKAAAKAIMFLAGNSVGSEVLESISVNDLPTKCSGNLWHLIVEACIARNLLDTSAYSWPGYVNACSNQIPCSTSSQVAGWSSLMKGSQLTPELVDVLVVTPASSLAEIEKIYEIATNGSDEEKISAATILCGASLVRGWNVQEHTILFMTSLLSPLVPPTESHLISQAQFLNVLLIGISSLDCVHIFSLHGLVPLLAAGLMRICEVFGSCVPDVSQTLSTGEELSFHEVFSNAFTLLLRFWRFDVPSIEHVRRDSATPPLGSLFCPDSLLLVRNFLLASFGRSAKDQITRKRFSKYITFPTEPVFLDSFPKFNFWYQQHQECIVSIPSGLVPGGPVHQIVDVLLCTLFRKINSCDEPLACSNSGSSGSPGSALNEAIMKLKVPAWDILEAIPFVLDAALTACAHGRLSTRQLATGLKDLADFLPASLVTIASYLSAEVRRGIWKPGFMNGTDWPSPAANLSLVEQQIKKILATTGVDVPSLAVDGDFQATLPLPLAAFVSLTLTYKLDKDTGRFLSLIGPVMIALASSCPWPCMPIVASLWVQKVKRWSDYLVLSASRTVFHCNKDAVVQLLRSCFKSTLGLGSACLHNNGGVGALLGHGYGVGVNSKTSDGVSPIAPGTICLKVYQYIGDTRYLSEEIVSILMQTVRDIVSNQLLKGDGKKQKKIKYGTTHGQVSLARSKARVKHAALLAASLVWISGGIKLVQYFIKETIPKWFFSSSMLELDGEESSALVAMLRGYALALFVMLSGAFAWGIDHSLLSRQRGKVMGLHFEFIASVLQKNIPLRCQDATWRAYVSGFLSLIVSCTPLWVSEINVDILKRLSKGLIQMNEHELALRLLEKGGIGAMGAAAEMIVAFQHRF, encoded by the exons CAGTTACTTGAAGCATTACTAGATGATGAAGGATTACTGGATCATGCATCGGAGGATAATCCTAGATGGCTAAGGAGGTCAGatgatatgaatattggaaGTCCTGATTGCTTCGCTGGAAAAAAAACTGAGCAAAGGGGGGAATTGCAGAGAGAAAATACAGCAATGGCTATTGAGATCGTTGCAGAATTTTTGCAAAACAAAATTACTTCAAGGATCCTTTCCTTAGTTCATCAAAACAT gCCATCTCATTGGGGATTTTTCATTCGCCAAATGCATCTGCTTGTATCAAACTCTTCAGTTTTGAGGAGCTCAAAACATATTACTCCGGAGGCCCTTTTGCTTTTAATGGAAAATATCTATAAAGGCATATCTCATCAAAGCAAAACAACATCTAAGGCTAATGTGTTCATGGTTGCTGGTTCTCAGATCTGTTTTGCTGGTCAATCTTTTGGTGATAGTTGTTCTTTGCAATGGCTTCCTATTGATCTTATCCTTGAAGATGCTTTGGGTGGAGCTAATGTCTCAGCACTTAGTGCTATTAAAATTGTTACTG GTTTGGTGAAGGTTTTACATGCTGTAAATGGAAGTACTTGGCACAGTGCATTTTTAGGTTTATGGATTGCAGCATTGCGGTTGGTTCAAAGG GAGAGGGATTCAACTGAAGGTCCTGTACCTCACCTTCATACTTGCATGTGTATGTTATTGAGCATTATAACCCTTGTGGTCGCTCATATTATTGACGAAGAGGAAAGTTTGATTGAGGAAGCTGAATGTAGCCCTGCCAATCAAAGAAAAGATAAACCAACTTTGGGGAAGTGTCGTGGAGAATTGATTGCCAGCTTACAGCTATTGGGTGATTATGAGTTCTTACTGACTCCACCTCAATCTTTTCTTTCGGAAGCCAATAAAGCTGCTGCCAAGGCTATTATGTTCTTAGCTGGAAACTCCGTTGGCAGTGAGGTCTTGGAGAGTATAAGCGTGAATGACTTACCGACAAAATGCT CTGGCAACTTATGGCATCTAATCGTTGAGGCTTGCATTGCAAGAAACCTACTTGATACATCAGCTTATTCTTGGCCTGGCTATGTCAATGCATGCAGCAATCAAATTCCTTGTAGCACGTCTAGCCAGGTGGCTGGGTGGTCTTCATTAATGAAGGGATCACAGCTAACTCCTGAATTGGTTGATGTACTAGTTGTAACTCCAGCTTCCAG CTTAGCAGAGATTgagaaaatatatgaaattgCAACCAATGGTTCAGACGAAGAGAAGATATCTGCTGCCACTATCCTCTGTGGGGCATCTTTAGTACGAGGATGGAATGTACAG GAGCACACCATTCTTTTTATGACAAGTTTGCTCTCACCTCTGGTTCCTCCAACTGAAAGCCATTTGATCAGCCAAGCTCAATTTCTCAATGTTCTTCTTATTGGAATTTCATCACTAGATTGTGTTCATATTTTCTCTCTTCATGGTTTG GTTCCATTACTTGCAGCAGGGTTAATGCGAATATGTGAGGTTTTTGGATCATGTGTTCCCGATGTCTCACAAACTCTTTCAACTGGAGAAGAACTCTCTTTTCATGAGGTGTTCTCAAATGCATTCACTCTTTTGCTGAGGTTCTGGCGGTTTGATGTTCCATCTATTGAACATGTGCGGAGGGATTCTGCTACTCCACCACTTGGGTCACTATTTTGTCCTGATTCCCTTTTATTGGTTCGAAACTTTCTATTGGCATCTTTTGGAAGATCAGCAAAGGATCAAATAACGCgcaaaagattttcaaaatatataaccTTTCCTACTGAACCAGTATTTTTGGATTCCTTTCCAAAATTCAACTTCTGGTATCAACAACATCAGGAATGCATTGTTTCAATCCCGTCTGGTCTTGTCCCTGGAGGGCCTGTGCATCAGATTGTTGATGTTCTACTATGCACGTTATTTAGGAAGATAAATAGTTGTGATGAACCTTTGGCATGTAGCAATTCAGGAAGCAGCGGTTCACCTGGGTCTGCACTGAATGAAGCTATCATGAAACTAAAGGTACCTGCGTGGGATATACTTGAGGCCATTCCGTTTGTGCTGGATGCTGCTTTGACGGCTTGTGCTCATGGAAGACTTTCTACACGTCAACTAGCTACAG GCCTCAAAGATCTGGCTGATTTTCTGCCAGCATCTTTGGTTACAATTGCAAGCTATTTATCAGCTGAAGTTAGACGCGGAATATGGAAGCCAGGTTTTATGAATGGAACTGATTGGCCTAGCCCTGCTGCAAATTTATCCCTTGTTGAGCAGCAGATAAAGAAAATTTTAGCCACCACAGGTGTTGATGTTCCAAGCCTTGCTGTAG ATGGGGACTTTCAAGCTACATTGCCTTTGCCTTTGGCAGCTTTTGTAAGCCTCACATTAACATATAAACTTGACAAAGACACTGGGCGGTTCCTTAGCCTGATTGGCCCAGTTATGATTGCTCTTGCTTCTAGTTGCCCCTGGCCGTGCATGCCCATTGTAGCTTCTTTGTGGGTCCAGAAAGTGAAGCGTTGGAGTGATTACCTTGTGCTCTCTGCTTCCAGAACAGTCTTCCACTGCAACAAGGATGCTGTAGTTCAACTACTAAGAAGTTGCTTCAAATCCACACTTGGGCTTGGCTCTGCCTGTTTACATAATAATGGTGGTGTTGGTGCTCTCCTTGGTCATGGTTATGGCGTTGGTGTCAATTCCAAAACATCTGACGGGGTCTCTCCGATTGCTCCAGGAACTATTTGCTTGAAAGTGTACCAGTATATTGGAGATACCAGGTACTTGTCTGAAGAAATTGTCTCTATTCTAATGCAAACAGTGAGAGATATAGTAAGTAATCAGTTACTCAAGGGGGATGGTAAGAAGCAGAAGAAAATCAAGTATGGAACGACACATGGACAGGTTTCTCTTGCTAGATCCAAGGCACGGGTCAAGCATGCTGCTCTACTGGCAGCTTCATTGGTTTGGATATCGGGTGGAATAAAGTTGGTTCAATATTTCATAAAAGAGACTATTCCTAAATGGTTCTTTTCTTCTAGTATGTTGGAGCTGGATGGTGAAGAATCCAGTGCCTTGGTTGCTATGCTTAGAGGTTATGCATTAGCACTTTTTGTCATGCTCAGTGGGGCATTTGCCTGGGGTATTGACCATTCACTTCTATCAAGACAAAGAGGAAAGGTTATGGGGCTGCATTTTGAATTCATTGCAAGTGTCCTTCAGAAGAATATACCACTGCGTTGTCAGGATGCTACTTGGCGAGCCTATGTGTCAGGATTTCTGAGCCTGATTGTGAGTTGCACTCCATTGTGGGTCAGCGAAATCAATGTCGATATATTGAAGAGACTAAGCAAGGGATTAATACAGATGAATGAGCATGAGTTGGCTCTTAGGCTTTTGGAGAAAGGAGGGATTGGCGCCATGGGTGCAGCAGCTGAAATGATTGTTGCATTTCAACATAGATTTTAA
- the LOC107492834 gene encoding isoamylase 2, chloroplastic produces MANLVHSFTLIPCNPYKYRTKVSFFHKSFNQTKDQFVIRGLQSPIQPFSHNFTSKLGATSRLSVEHKLNAVASESEDLKRALSYLFRTEIGGGLVRVYVTKSNNDLRYSVLIEVSSLDLRVSGQGEKRLVLCWGGYRDDSSCFVELDSKNSGGDAGAGMNLSQFKQNSAEKFVVELDFDAKQVPLYLSFYFKSLLGDDETSGVEIRSHRRTNFCVPVGSLPGHPAPLGLSFSPDGSMNFALFSRHAEGVVLCLYDETGVEKPALELDLDPYVNRSGDVWHVAFESAWTFVSYGYRCRGDLVGRDKDDDDAMRVLLDPYAKIIGNFFPDGHGLVRNLGWLGNEPAFDWGDDYRPNLSMEKLVVYRLNVKCFTQHVSSQLPSNLAGTFSGLANKVKYLKDLGVNAILLEPVLTFDENKGPYFPCHFFSLMHIYGPSGGPVSTINSMKEMVKTMHANGIEVLMEVVFAHTAEAGALQGIDDLSYYFLNGVDDLDTQGALKCNYPIVQSLILDSLRHWVTEFHIDGFSFINASNLLRGSHGEYLSRPPLVEAIAFDPVLWKTKIIADTWDPHSMVAKGTHFPHWMRWAEINTKFCHDVRNFLRGKSLISDLATRLCGSGDMFSDGRGPAFAFNYVARNFGLSLLDLVSFSSGELGAELSWNCGEEGPTNNYVVLERRLKQIRNFLFILFVSLGVPVLNMGDECGQSFDGSPAYSDFKPFNWSALQTGFSKQTTQFVSFLSSLRKRRSDLLQSSSFLKEENIEWYGRNQDPPQWEDPTCKFLAMLLKAEKTELPENPLPTDISGDLFLAFNAADNSETLVLPVPPEGMSWYRLVDTSLPFPGFFLTNGELVPEQTAGLFTYLMRSHSCTLFETSNKRS; encoded by the coding sequence ATGGCGAATCTGGTGCATTCATTCACACTGATTCCTTGCAACCCATATAAATACCGAACCAAAGTTTCATTCTTTCACAAATCCTTTAACCAGACAAAGGACCAATTCGTTATTCGAGGGTTGCAAAGCCCCATTCAACCTTTTTCACATAATTTCACCTCAAAATTGGGTGCCACGTCAAGGTTATCCGTTGAGCATAAACTGAATGCCGTAGCTTCCGAATCTGAGGATCTGAAGAGGGCGTTGAGCTATTTGTTCAGGACAGAGATTGGTGGCGGTTTGGTTAGAGTTTATGTCACAAAGAGTAATAACGACCTTAGGTATTCTGTTTTGATTGAGGTTTCTTCGTTGGATTTAAGGGTTAGTGGCCAAGGTGAAAAGAGGCTTGTGTTGTGTTGGGGTGGGTATAGAGACGATTCGTCGTGTTTTGTGGAGTTGGATTCGAAGAATTCGGGTGGGGATGCTGGGGCGGGGATGAATCTAAGCCAGTTTAAGCAGAATTCTGCTGAGAAGTTTGTGGTTGAGTTGGATTTTGATGCTAAGCAAGTTCCATTGTActtgtcattttattttaagtcTCTGTTAGGTGATGATGAGACGAGTGGAGTGGAGATCAGAAGCCATAGGAGAACAAATTTTTGTGTTCCTGTCGGTTCTCTTCCGGGACACCCAGCTCCTCTAGGTCTGTCTTTTAGTCCTGATGGTTCTATGAACTTTGCCCTTTTCTCAAGGCATGCAGAGGGTGTTGTTTTGTGTTTGTATGATGAAACTGGTGTGGAGAAACCTGCCTTGGAGCTTGATCTGGATCCTTATGTCAATCGATCAGGTGATGTTTGGCATGTCGCATTTGAGAGTGCCTGGACTTTTGTGAGCTATGGTTATCGCTGCAGGGGGGATCTTGTGGGGAGAGacaaggatgatgatgatgccaTGCGTGTTCTCTTGGACCCTTATGCTAAGATCATTGGGAATTTTTTTCCTGATGGTCATGGATTAGTGAGGAATCTTGGATGGTTGGGGAACGAGCCTGCTTTCGACTGGGGTGATGATTACCGTCCGAATTTGTCCATGGAAAAGCTAGTGGTCTATAGGTTGAATGTCAAGTGCTTTACGCAGCACGTGTCCAGTCAACTTCCTAGTAATTTAGCCGGGACCTTTTCTGGTTTGGCTAACAAGGTGAAGTATCTCAAAGATCTGGGTGTGAATGCCATTTTGCTGGAGCCAGTTCTCACATTTGATGAGAATAAAGGACCATATTTTCCTTGTCACTTTTTCTCTTTAATGCACATATATGGGCCATCTGGTGGTCCTGTGTCCACTATCAATTCTATGAAGGAGATGGTTAAAACTATGCATGCCAATGGTATAGAAGTTCTTATGGAAGTTGTGTTTGCCCATACTGCTGAGGCTGGTGCTCTGCAAGGAATCGATGACTTATCGTACTATTTTCTAAATGGAGTCGATGATCTGGATACACAGGGTGCTTTGAAATGTAACTATCCTATAGTGCAAAGTTTGATTCTGGATAGCCTTCGTCATTGGGTGACTGAGTTTCACATTGATGGCTTCTCTTTCATAAATGCTTCTAATCTGTTGAGGGGTTCTCATGGAGAATACTTGTCTCGACCTCCATTGGTTGAAGCAATCGCTTTTGATCCAGTACTCTGGAAGACTAAAATCATTGCAGATACCTGGGATCCCCATAGTATGGTAGCAAAGGGAACCCACTTTCCCCATTGGATGAGATGGGCtgaaataaatacaaaattttgtcaTGATGTGAGAAATTTTTTGAGGGGTAAAAGTCTTATCAGTGACCTCGCAACAAGACTTTGTGGGAGTGGAGACATGTTTTCTGATGGACGAGGCCCGGCATTTGCTTTCAATTACGTTGCCAGGAATTTTGGACTTTCTCTTTTGGACTTGGTCAGCTTTAGTAGTGGTGAACTAGGTGCAGAGTTGAGTTGGAATTGTGGAGAAGAAGGACCTACTAACAACTACGTTGTGCTTGAAAGACGACTCAAACAAATCCGTAATTTCCTCTTCATCTTGTTTGTGTCCTTAGGAGTACCTGTTCTGAACATGGGAGATGAGTGTGGTCAGTCTTTTGATGGTTCTCCTGCATACAGTGACTTTAAACCTTTCAATTGGAGTGCCTTGCAAACAGGTTTTAGcaaacaaacaacacaatttgtttcctttttaaGTTCACTGAGAAAGAGGCGGAGTGATCTTCTTCAAAGTAGCAGCTTTTTAAAGGAAGAAAACATAGAATGGTACGGAAGAAACCAGGATCCACCACAATGGGAAGACCCAACCTGCAAGTTCCTTGCCATGCTTTTGAAGGCAGAAAAAACAGAGCTCCCAGAAAACCCTTTACCTACTGACATATCAGGGGACTTATTTCTTGCTTTCAATGCAGCTGATAATTCAGAAACCTTAGTTCTGCCCGTGCCCCCGGAAGGGATGTCGTGGTACCGTTTAGTCGATACGTCTCTTCCGTTTCCTGGTTTTTTCTTAACCAATGGTGAACTTGTCCCTGAGCAGACAGCAGGATTGTTTACTTACCTAATGAGGTCTCACAGCTGCACTTTATTTGAGACAAGCaataagagaagctaa
- the LOC107492738 gene encoding CSC1-like protein At4g02900: MATLGDICVSAAVNLLSAIAFLLAFAILRLQPINDRVYFPKWYLKGIRGSPTSSRTAVGKFVNLDYSSYLRFLNWMPAALHMPEPELIDHAGLDSAVYIRIYLLGLKIFAPVAVLAFGALVPVNWTGRRLNASKSKELTFSNIDKLSISNVPDGSKRFWVHIGMSYLFSFWTCFTLYREYKIIAAMRLRFLASERRRPDQFTVLVRNVPPDPDESVSEHIEHFFCVNHPDHYLMHQVVYNANKLAAIVAKKRAMINWHIYYENKYERNPSQRPVTRTGMLGIFGKKVDAINHYTSLIDNLSKQEEEERQKVRNDPDAIVPAAFVSFKTRWGAAVCAQTQQTSNPTIWLTEWAPEPRDVYWDNLAIPYLDLNLRKLLMTVAMFFLTFFFMIPIALVQSLANIESIKHVFPFLASLVEKPSVKNFIQGFLPGLTLKIFLIFLPKILMTMSKIEGFTSLSGLDRRSASKYYLFILVNVFLGSVVTGTAFQQLEQLIDQPSTEFTKTVGSTIPMKATFFITYVMIDGWAGIAAEVLRLTPLIMFHLKNTFLVKTELDRQAAMDPGCLDFSISEPRIQLYFMLGHVYAPVTPLLLPFIVVFFAFSYLVFRHQIINVYNQHYESGATFWPDVHRRVLTGLIISQILLMGLLSTRGTNKITLVLIGQPILTFWFYRYCKGRFESAFIKFPLEEAMVKDTLERAVEPTLNLRIYLQDAYVHPVFKRSELEKPMAVDDEEENPLIQTTRASRLSSMPESDNEA; the protein is encoded by the exons atggcGACTCTAGGGGATATTTGTGTTTCCGCGGCCGTCAATCTCTTGTCTGCAATTGCATTCTTGCTGGCTTTTGCAATATTACGACTTCAACCCATTAACGATAGGGTCTATTTCCCAAAATGGTATCTCAAGGGAATAAGAGGAAGCCCAACAAGTTCCAGAACAGCAGTTGGAAAATTTGTTAACCTGGACTACAGTTCCTATCTTAGGTTCCTGAATTGGATGCCTGCAGCATTGCATATGCCAGAGCCAGAACTTATAGATCATGCAGGGCTTGACTCAGCAGTGTATATTCGGATTTATCTGCTTGG GTTGAAAATATTTGCCCCAGTTGCCGTACTTGCTTTTGGTGCTTTGGTTCCCGTTAACTGGACTGGGAGAAGATTGAATGCATCAAAATCCAAGGAGTTGACATTTAGCAATATTGACAAGCTTTCGATATCAAATGTTCCAGATGGATCAAAGAG GTTTTGGGTTCATATTGGTATGTCATATCTCTTCTCTTTTTGGACATGCTTTACTCTTTATAGAGAATACAAGATTATAGCAGCAATGAGATTGCGATTTTTGGCATCTGAACGTCGTCGTCCAGACCAATTTACT GTCCTAGTGAGGAACGTTCCACCAGATCCTGATGAATCTGTTAGTGAGCACATTGAGCATTTTTTTTGTGTCAATCATCCTGATCACTATCTGATGCATCAG GTTGTATATAATGCAAACAAGCTTGCTGCAATAGTTGCAAAGAAAAGGGCAATGATAAACTGGCACATTTACTACGAAAACAAATATGAAAGGAATCCTTCGCAAAGGCCAGTTACTCGG ACAGGTATGCTCGGTATCTTCGGGAAAAAAGTGGATGCTATTAATCATTATACTTCGCTAATTGATAACTTGAGCAAACAA gaagaggaagaaagacaGAAAGTTAGAAATGATCCCGATGCTATTGTTCCTGCAGCATTCGTTTCATTCAAAACCCGATGGGGAGCAGCTGTATGTGCTCAAACTCAGCAAACTAGTAATCCTACTATTTGGCTCACAGAATGGGCTCCTGAGCCTCGAGATGTCTATTGGGATAATCTAGCCATTCCATATTTGGATCTCAATCTTCGAAAATTGCTCATGACTGTTGCTATGTTTTTCTTAACTTTCTTCTTTATGATACCAATAGCATTGGTCCAATCTCTAGCCAACATTGAGTCCATCAAGCATGTCTTTCCTTTCTTGGCGTCGTTAGTTGAGAA GCCATCTGTAAAGAATTTTATTCAAGGATTTCTGCCAGGGCTAACATTAAAGatatttcttattttcctcCCTAAAATTCTCATGACAATGTCCAAAATAGAAGGTTTTACATCGCTTTCAGGCTTAGACCGGAGGTCAGCATCCAAATATTACTTATTTATTCTTGTCAATGTGTTCCTTGGAAGCGTTGTAACAGGAACCGCATTTCAGCAACTTGAACAACTTATTGATCAGCCCTCTACAGA GTTCACCAAAACTGTTGGCAGTACAATCCCTATGAAAGCAACATTTTTCATCACATATGTAATGATTGATGGATGGGCTGGAATTGCTGCAGAGGTCCTCAGATTAACTCCGTTAATTATGTTCCACCTGAAAAACACATTCCTGGTGAAGACAGAGCTGGACAGACAAGCTGCTATGGACCCTGGTTGCTTGGATTTTTCCATATCTGAACCTCGAATACAGTTATATTTCATGCTAGGACACGTCTATGCCCCAGTTACGCCTTTACTTCTCCCCTTCATTGTAGtattctttgccttttcctacTTGGTCTTTCGGCATCAA ATTATCAATGTGTATAACCAGCATTACGAGAGTGGAGCAACATTTTGGCCAGATGTCCACCGTCGAGTTCTTACCGGATTGATTATATCCCAGATTCTTTTGATGGGGTTGCTCAGTACCAGAGGCACTAACAAGATCACGCTAGTTCTTATTGGACAACCCATCTTGACATTCTGGTTCTACAGATATTGCAAAGGCCGCTTTGAATCAGCATTCATAAAGTTCCCACTAGAG GAAGCTATGGTGAAGGATACGCTTGAACGGGCTGTTGAGCCAACCTTGAACCTGAGAATCTATCTTCAAGATGCTTATGTACACCCAGTTTTTAAGAGAAGTGAGTTGGAAAAACCAATGGCcgttgatgatgaagaagagaatCCTCTCATTCAAACAACTAGAGCGTCTCGTCTGAGTAGCATGCCAGAATCTGATAATGAAGCATAG